The Neochlamydia sp. AcF84 DNA window AATATCAAGAAGATCAAGTTTCATTTTTTTCTCCTCTTTTCAAAGAAAAAAATCTACCTTTAGAATAATTTTTTCAACTCATCTGTGCGTAAGGTGAGTAATACAGATACCAGCCTATATCACTTTCCGAAAACCTATTCCTTTCTTTACTCATAGGCGAGTAGCCTTAAGAATAGAAAGCTGAACGCCGGCCGTTTGACCTAGATCGAACAAAGAAGGAAGATCAGGGTTACTATCCATATAAATATTTAAGGTCTTCATCATCCTTAATTTCGCCTTTTCAGGAAGCTCATTTAAGGTGTTCACAAGGAGCATGGCAAGCATAGCCATATTGGAGTCTTTTAAAGAAAAAGGGTCTGATAACACATCCATGAATTCTTTAGAAGTTATCCATTCATATTTGGCTTTATATATCCCCCCTAAAGCAGCGGCAAGTAACATCACCTGCATTTGCTGGCCTAAAACTTTTTTTTCTCCTTCATTCATGTTGACTGCTGAAGGCAATTTATCAACGATAGTCATGAGATAGCCGCCTAGAACGCCATCAAGGGACCATTGAGCTATTTGAGTAGCAAACTTATGGGCGATGACTTTTTCATCTGTCAATCCAGGATTTTTTTGTAGGGCTTGGGCAATTTGCGTCCCAAAAATAGCGCGAATAAAAATAGTAGTCACTGCTAAAACTAATCCCCCCGCCATATTTAGGTCTTGCAATAGAGGGTTTAATTCCTTTCTTCGATCGGCCTCTCTTTTTTCCTCTGCTATTTTTTTTAAACTTTGCGACCAGCTATCTAAAATATTTAAGCAAATTTTATCCATCGCTAATTGGCTAATAGCTATTATGTTATTAGCATCAGGAGGAATTAATAAAGGATTGGAAAGAGGGGGCAAATAAAGGGAAGCCACTACTGCACTCGCTTTTTCGATAGAATCTTTAGAATGCAGAGAGGTCTCTTGAACGTTGGAGTCTAATGCTGAAGTTTGCTTGGATGAATAAAGTGCCTCAGCATTAGGCAAACCTGATTGATTACCCATTCCTGTATTCAGGTTAGTAAAATCTTGGCTCATAAGGACATCCTCTGCTATACATCTTTCTCTTCTTAGTGTAACATATCCAACTATTTTGTAAAATAATTTATTGAAAATTTAAAAGGCTTGTATTAGCGTTTGCTTTATTATTTTTTTATCTGCAGGGATTATTGAATGCCTTTTTCTTTCCTTATTGCAAAAATTCATGTTAGAATGCGAAAGATTAACAAAGATAACGGAAAGAAAAATTAATGACAGAAAACACCCATTTTACTCATAAAGCTCCTATTGAGCATGTAGCCGAAAAACTAGCCGAAGGAAAATTCTCAACGGTGGAAGTGCATGGAACTGAAATTCCTGGCCATTTTTCTGCTGCTGCCGATGCAGCCCGTGAAACAGCCGTCGTCTTGCTTCTCATGAGTTGCATTATTCTTTCATTTAAATTGCCTCTCCTTTCCCTTACCTTGGCCCTAATTATCTTTTCTACTGGATGGACGCTATGGAAGTTTGGACGCAGTGCCTGGCTTGGCTGGTCACGTTTAGAAAGATTACATCGTCTTGTTAAACAAGAGAAATGGGAAATCGATCATAATCGTGAGCAAGAAAAAATGGAGCTTAAAGATCTATATGCCAATAAAGGCTTTGAAGGCAAAATGTTAGATCATATAGTGGAGGTCTTAATGGCTGATGGAGATCGCCTTCTTAGGGTAATGGTAGAAGAAGAGCTAGGCCTTAAACTTGAGTCTCACGAGCACCCTTTAAAACAGGCTTGCGGTGCTGGCTTAGGAGCAATTGCGGCTGCTGCTGTGGTGCTCACCTGCCAGTTAGTAGCACCAGGGTTTCAAGGTTTAGTCATAGGTTCTTTAGGAACGATAGCTGGGGCTTCAGCACTCTCCGCTTATTATGAGCAGAATCGCATGATTCCTGCTATTATCTGGAATGGAGGGCTCGCCATTTTAGCTTATGCTTGGG harbors:
- a CDS encoding VIT1/CCC1 transporter family protein; protein product: MTENTHFTHKAPIEHVAEKLAEGKFSTVEVHGTEIPGHFSAAADAARETAVVLLLMSCIILSFKLPLLSLTLALIIFSTGWTLWKFGRSAWLGWSRLERLHRLVKQEKWEIDHNREQEKMELKDLYANKGFEGKMLDHIVEVLMADGDRLLRVMVEEELGLKLESHEHPLKQACGAGLGAIAAAAVVLTCQLVAPGFQGLVIGSLGTIAGASALSAYYEQNRMIPAIIWNGGLAILAYAWVYFFHEFFFRQG